The nucleotide window CGATCGTGACCGCCGCCGTCGGCGTCGGGGTCGGCGTGCTCGCCTCGCTCGCCTTCTCGGGGATCGTGCAGATGGCATCCGTCACCCCGATCCTCGGCGTGATGCTGGGCCTGGCTGTCGGCATCGACTACTCCCTGTTCATCGTGAACCGGCATCGGACGCAGCTGCTGCACGGCGCCGAGGTCGTCGAGTCCGCCGGGCTCGCGAACGGCACGGCCGGCAACGCGGTCGTCTTCGCCGGCTCGACGGTCGTCGTCGCCCTGCTCGCGCTGAACATCACCGGCATCCCGTTCCTCGGCGTCATGGGCACCGTCGGCGCCGTCTGCGTGCTCGTCGCCGTGCTCATCGCGATCTCGCTGACGCCGGCGCTGCTCGGCCTGTTCAAGACGCACATCCTGAGCCGGCGCGCGCAACGTCGCATCGGCGAGGTGGACCACGTCGACGCGAAGGCGAAGCCGATGCCGTGGTGGCGGGCGATCGTGACCGTGCTCGGCACGATCGTGGTGCTGCTCATCGTGGCGATCCCGGCCCTGTCGATGCGGGTGGGGTTGCCGGATGGATCCGCCGAGGCGACCGACTCGTACGCCCACCGGGCGCACGTCCTCACCGAGGACGCGTTCGGGCCCGGGGCGAACGGACCGTTGCTCGTCGCCGCCGAACTGCCGGCCGGGCTCGACGAGGCCGACCGGCAAACGGCGCAGCTCGACGTCGCGCGCACGCTCGCCGAGCAGGACGACGTCGTCGCGGTCGCGCCCGTCGCCGTCTCGGAGGACGGCGAGCTGGCCGCATTCCAGGTGATCCCCGCGGAGGGCCCGAGCAGCGCCTCGACCGAGGGTCTGGTGCGGGATCTGCGCGCGCTGCCGCCGGTGAACGACGAGATCGAACTCGGCGTCGCCGGGCAGGCCGCGATCAATATCGATATCTCGGCGAACCTCGCCGATGTGCTGCCGGTCTATCTCATCGTGGTGGTGGGCCTGTCGCTGCTCATCATGATCCTGGTATTCCGCTCGCTGCTCGTGCCGCTCATCGCGACCGGCGGGTTCATCCTGTCGTTGTTCGCGACCTACGGCGCGGTCGTCGCGGTCTTCCAGTGGGGGTGGCTCGCCGCGCCGCTCGGCATCCAGACGGGTCCGATCCTGAGCTTCCTGCCCGTCATTCTCGTCGGCATCCTCTTCGGCCTCGCGATGGACTACCAGTTGTTCCTCGCGAGCGGAATGCGCGAGGCCTATGTGCACGGGGCGAAGGCACGATTGGCGGTTTCGCTCGGATTCCGTGCGGGCCGCAACGTGGTGATCGCCGCCGGCCTCATCATGGTGTCGGTGTTCGGCGGTTTCGTGTTCGCCGAATCGACGATGATCCGCTCGATCGGCTTCGGCCTCGCCTTCGGCGTGCTCGTCGATGCCTTCGTCGTGCGGATGCTGCTGATGCCCGCCCTCATGCACATGCTGGGGTCTGCGGCATGGTGGATCCCGAAATGGCTGGACCACATCATGCCCAATGTGGATGTCGAGGGCGCGGCCCTCGAGCGCAAGCACCATGCCGCGCCGGCGGTCTCGGTGCCGGCGGGCGGGGAATCGACCTGATTCCGCGCAGTTCCGCTGATGAGCATCGGCCATCGATGCGTCATATGACCGACTGAATAGGTCATACGCGCTATTCTCGTGAATTCGCCGTGCGAGTATTGCCCGCGAATGCACATGAATGGCTACACTGTTCGCCATGGCACGCAAAATCATCCACCAGCTCGTCGACGACCTCGACGGAACCGTCCTCGAACCCGGCGACGGCGAGACCGTGCAATTCGCCCTCGACGGCCGCGCTTTCGAGATCGACCTCACCGAGGCGAATGCGAAGGAACTGCGCGACGCGCTCGCGCCCTACCTGAAGGCCGGCCGTTCGCTTCGCGCAGGCGCTCCGGCACCGCGCCGCGCCCCGCGCCGCAACCCCTCCGGTCGGGACCTGAACGCGATCCGCGAGTGGGCGCGCGGCAAGGGGCACAAGGTCTCCGACCGCGGCCGCGTCTCCGAGGCGATCCTCGCCGAGTACGACGCCGCGCACTGACCCGATCGCGGTGATCCGGCAGCGCTGATCCAGTCGCTGTGATCCGACCGCATTGAAGCGTTCGGCCGGTGGGAAGACCCACCGAGAATCGCCGAAGGCCTCGTCCGCACGTTCACGTGCGGACGAGGCCTTCGTGCTCGATGCCCGCCCTACGGGCGCGATACCACCTTGATCGCCCCGGTCTGTTCGAGCGACCGCCCTCGGGTCTCGGGCGCCATGATGTAGACGACGACGAACGCCACAAGGGTGAGAATGGCACCGAACAGCATGGTGGTTCCGGCGCCGAACGTCTCCAGGCTGA belongs to Agromyces archimandritae and includes:
- a CDS encoding histone-like nucleoid-structuring protein Lsr2, with protein sequence MARKIIHQLVDDLDGTVLEPGDGETVQFALDGRAFEIDLTEANAKELRDALAPYLKAGRSLRAGAPAPRRAPRRNPSGRDLNAIREWARGKGHKVSDRGRVSEAILAEYDAAH
- a CDS encoding MMPL family transporter, whose product is MAELLYRLGKFAAGRAWWVIGAWIVILAIAGGAFAIGFKGLATNLDVPGTASEEVLDELQQKLPDLAGASGTVVLHREDGEAFTPEQQERIAALVADAGSLPDVANVVDPFATEAERAGQAEELAGAADQLEAGRAQLDAGQEQLDAGLAQLEAGEAQLADAQAQLDAAREQAEAAGAPPEQLAALDAQQAELDAQKAAIQPQRDTLEEQQAELDAQRAELEDQAARAEEGGELLQLASGIRLVSDDGATALVSVAFTEPRMELAESSKQAVIDHFTAEPIDGVEVAFSTEISQGVPQILGVGEIVGVVFAAIVLLVMLGSLLAAMMPIVTAAVGVGVGVLASLAFSGIVQMASVTPILGVMLGLAVGIDYSLFIVNRHRTQLLHGAEVVESAGLANGTAGNAVVFAGSTVVVALLALNITGIPFLGVMGTVGAVCVLVAVLIAISLTPALLGLFKTHILSRRAQRRIGEVDHVDAKAKPMPWWRAIVTVLGTIVVLLIVAIPALSMRVGLPDGSAEATDSYAHRAHVLTEDAFGPGANGPLLVAAELPAGLDEADRQTAQLDVARTLAEQDDVVAVAPVAVSEDGELAAFQVIPAEGPSSASTEGLVRDLRALPPVNDEIELGVAGQAAINIDISANLADVLPVYLIVVVGLSLLIMILVFRSLLVPLIATGGFILSLFATYGAVVAVFQWGWLAAPLGIQTGPILSFLPVILVGILFGLAMDYQLFLASGMREAYVHGAKARLAVSLGFRAGRNVVIAAGLIMVSVFGGFVFAESTMIRSIGFGLAFGVLVDAFVVRMLLMPALMHMLGSAAWWIPKWLDHIMPNVDVEGAALERKHHAAPAVSVPAGGEST